From Kineosporia corallincola, one genomic window encodes:
- the trpC gene encoding indole-3-glycerol phosphate synthase TrpC yields MTVLDEILVGVKADLEERQAVTPLEKLQERAAQLPSAKPAESVLRHGDTVKVIAEVKRSSPSKGSLAEITDPAGLAAEYESGGASVISVLTEKHRFGGSLEDLAGVRAAVDVPVLRKDFVFTSYQVWEARATGADAILLIVAALEQEALVSLIERVHSVGMTALVEVHDEEETKRAVDAGARVIGVNARNLKTLEVDRNTFAKVAPKIPSGIVRVAESGVRGPHDVLDYARSGAHAVLVGESLVVGNNPRGAVADLVAAGSHPALRAGRS; encoded by the coding sequence GTGACTGTGCTCGATGAGATCCTCGTCGGGGTCAAAGCTGACCTGGAAGAACGGCAGGCGGTCACGCCGCTGGAGAAGCTCCAGGAACGGGCCGCCCAGCTGCCCTCGGCGAAGCCCGCGGAGTCGGTGCTGCGGCACGGCGACACCGTCAAGGTCATCGCCGAGGTGAAACGGTCCAGCCCGAGCAAGGGTTCCCTGGCCGAGATCACCGACCCGGCCGGCCTGGCCGCCGAGTACGAGTCCGGCGGCGCCTCCGTGATCAGCGTGCTCACCGAGAAGCACCGCTTCGGCGGCAGCCTCGAAGACCTGGCCGGCGTGCGCGCCGCGGTCGACGTGCCGGTGCTGCGTAAAGACTTCGTGTTCACCAGCTATCAGGTGTGGGAGGCCCGGGCCACCGGCGCCGACGCCATCCTGCTGATCGTGGCCGCGCTCGAGCAGGAGGCCCTGGTCTCGCTGATCGAGCGGGTGCACTCGGTCGGCATGACCGCCCTGGTCGAGGTGCACGACGAGGAAGAGACCAAGCGCGCGGTCGACGCCGGTGCCCGGGTGATCGGCGTGAACGCCCGCAACCTCAAGACGCTCGAGGTGGACCGCAACACGTTCGCCAAGGTCGCTCCCAAGATCCCTAGCGGCATCGTCCGGGTCGCCGAGTCCGGCGTCCGGGGGCCGCACGACGTGCTCGACTACGCCCGCTCCGGCGCCCACGCGGTGCTGGTCGGCGAGAGCCTGGTCGTCGGCAACAACCCCCGCGGTGCCGTCGCCGACCTGGTCGCGGCCGGTT
- a CDS encoding DUF2752 domain-containing protein produces MLRPVAVAAVVAAATGRLALVDPAQPGHYPGCPFLALTGRFCPGCGGLRAVHHLAHGDVVAALSSNLLVVLAVPVLVVLWFRWVARVSRRDSVNGRLPSVSGPDPKGRVRDGNRIWTPVLLAIGLILFAVLRNIPALQVLAP; encoded by the coding sequence GTGCTCAGGCCTGTGGCCGTCGCCGCCGTCGTGGCGGCGGCCACGGGCCGCCTGGCCCTGGTCGACCCGGCCCAGCCCGGTCACTACCCCGGCTGCCCGTTCCTGGCCCTCACCGGCCGGTTCTGCCCGGGCTGCGGGGGTCTTCGCGCCGTCCACCATCTCGCCCACGGCGACGTCGTGGCCGCACTCTCGTCCAATCTCCTGGTCGTGCTCGCCGTCCCGGTCCTCGTCGTCCTCTGGTTTCGCTGGGTGGCCCGCGTGAGCCGCCGCGATTCGGTGAACGGACGGTTGCCGAGCGTGTCCGGACCCGACCCGAAGGGGCGGGTACGGGACGGTAATCGGATCTGGACGCCGGTGTTGCTGGCCATCGGCCTTATTCTTTTCGCGGTGCTACGGAACATTCCCGCGCTCCAGGTGCTCGCTCCATAG
- a CDS encoding RDD family protein: MSEYGSNPPRDPRDDGSGDGTQKNGEQPPQYGQPQYGQPPQYGQNQPGQNPPGQNQYGQGQNQPGQYGGPPEYGSPQQPAQYGQQPYGQQNQPGQNQYGQNPYAQGQPGQSSYGQQPYGQPAYGQFGSQPYGNQPYGSQPYGNPMHGGGAIPANVEFATMGRRLGAFLIDAVILGVVLGLLGVLLLGLAASGTDFEDPDSVNSALESSAVSTAYLAFWLISFLFSLAYQIGLVALKGATVGKMILGIRIVRTEDGQVPGWVPAILRWLIPFVGSFVCGIGQVVVYLSPFFDSSGRRQGWHDMAAKTVVIKV, encoded by the coding sequence ATGTCCGAGTACGGCTCGAACCCGCCCCGTGACCCCCGGGACGACGGGTCCGGCGACGGAACGCAGAAGAACGGCGAACAGCCCCCGCAGTACGGGCAGCCGCAGTACGGGCAGCCCCCGCAGTACGGCCAGAACCAGCCGGGCCAGAACCCGCCCGGCCAGAACCAGTACGGTCAGGGCCAGAACCAGCCCGGGCAGTACGGCGGCCCGCCGGAGTACGGCTCGCCGCAGCAGCCGGCGCAGTACGGCCAGCAGCCCTACGGCCAGCAGAACCAGCCCGGGCAGAACCAGTACGGCCAAAACCCTTACGCACAGGGCCAGCCCGGCCAGTCGTCCTACGGTCAGCAGCCGTACGGCCAGCCCGCGTACGGGCAGTTCGGCAGCCAGCCCTATGGCAACCAGCCCTACGGCAGCCAGCCCTACGGCAACCCCATGCACGGCGGCGGTGCCATCCCGGCCAACGTCGAGTTCGCCACCATGGGCCGCCGGCTCGGCGCCTTCCTCATCGACGCGGTCATCCTCGGCGTGGTGCTGGGTCTGCTCGGGGTGCTCCTGCTCGGTCTGGCCGCCTCCGGAACCGACTTCGAAGACCCGGACTCGGTGAACAGCGCCCTGGAGAGCAGCGCCGTCTCCACCGCCTACCTGGCGTTCTGGCTGATCAGCTTCCTGTTCAGCCTGGCTTACCAGATCGGCCTGGTGGCGCTGAAGGGTGCCACGGTCGGCAAGATGATTCTCGGCATCCGCATCGTGCGCACCGAGGACGGCCAGGTGCCCGGCTGGGTGCCCGCGATCCTGCGCTGGCTGATCCCGTTCGTCGGCAGCTTCGTCTGCGGCATCGGCCAGGTCGTGGTGTATCTCTCGCCGTTCTTCGACTCCAGCGGCCGCCGCCAGGGCTGGCACGACATGGCCGCCAAGACCGTGGTGATCAAGGTCTGA
- a CDS encoding HGxxPAAW family protein — protein sequence MSGTKEHPKPPEQDQHDPYGHGNSVAAWTAVTVIMFGALLMTVAVALGWDYVWLFAVGAVVAVIVGPVAGKVLGAMGFGAQRPSTH from the coding sequence ATGTCGGGCACCAAGGAACACCCGAAGCCTCCGGAGCAGGATCAGCACGACCCGTACGGGCACGGCAACTCGGTGGCCGCCTGGACCGCTGTCACGGTGATCATGTTCGGGGCGCTGCTCATGACCGTCGCCGTGGCGCTCGGCTGGGACTACGTCTGGCTGTTCGCGGTGGGTGCGGTCGTGGCCGTGATCGTCGGCCCGGTGGCCGGCAAGGTCCTCGGTGCGATGGGGTTCGGCGCGCAGCGTCCCTCCACCCACTGA
- a CDS encoding Trp biosynthesis-associated membrane protein: MSSPVVEEAGLGQGPAAPGGPRALTGRRTVILTALLGAGVILLGVSRSWGTVQVDSLTSFGAIAIKGSQAAPAGAAVALAVGAAALVLTIAGRVVRFLIPFGFLVAGVALAVSGVSAISAPDDAASDALRDTLSLGGSFLDSFDYSIHLNLWGWIYVVGAVLVALAGVLGVVGSRSWPVTGRRFERDSNKTGAASSSPAAPAVTGGWVDSADVWDAQNRGEDLTSDPVDSGDNSHSGDAGGSGGGGGSASGADGGSSSGSSSGSDGGGGGGGGGD, encoded by the coding sequence ATGAGTTCACCCGTCGTCGAGGAGGCCGGGCTCGGTCAGGGCCCGGCCGCCCCGGGCGGTCCCCGGGCCCTGACCGGCCGTCGCACCGTGATCCTGACCGCCCTGCTCGGGGCCGGCGTGATCCTGCTCGGCGTTTCCCGGTCCTGGGGCACCGTCCAGGTGGACTCCCTGACCTCGTTCGGCGCGATCGCGATCAAGGGCAGCCAGGCCGCGCCGGCCGGGGCCGCGGTGGCCCTCGCGGTGGGTGCCGCCGCGCTGGTCCTGACCATCGCCGGGCGGGTGGTGCGGTTCCTCATCCCGTTCGGCTTCCTGGTGGCCGGCGTCGCGCTCGCGGTCAGCGGGGTGAGCGCGATCAGCGCGCCCGACGACGCCGCCTCCGACGCCCTGCGAGACACCCTCAGCCTGGGCGGGAGCTTCCTCGACAGCTTCGACTACTCGATCCACCTCAACCTCTGGGGCTGGATCTACGTCGTCGGCGCGGTACTGGTGGCGCTGGCCGGGGTGCTCGGGGTGGTCGGCAGCCGGTCCTGGCCGGTCACCGGCCGCCGGTTCGAGCGTGACAGCAACAAGACCGGTGCGGCGTCGTCGTCCCCGGCCGCCCCGGCGGTGACGGGCGGCTGGGTGGACTCCGCGGACGTCTGGGACGCCCAGAACCGGGGCGAGGACCTGACGTCCGACCCCGTCGACAGCGGTGACAACAGCCACAGCGGGGACGCCGGTGGCAGCGGTGGGGGCGGTGGTTCGGCAAGCGGTGCGGACGGTGGCTCGTCCAGTGGCTCGTCCAGTGGCTCGGACGGCGGCGGCGGGGGCGGTGGTGGCGGCGACTGA
- a CDS encoding anthranilate synthase component I — translation MTSARTSTEDVPTNLGFGGTWPDLDGFRRLAADRRVIPVVRRFLADGETPIGVYRKLAGDRSGTFLLESAEHGGVWSRYSIVGAASRATLTSRDGVAHWIGDPPAGVPTGGDPLAALRDTVEALRAPRLPGLPPLTGGMVGYVGWEAVRRWEKLPNPPHDELEVPELAMSLATDLAVLDHSDGSLLLIANAVNYDGTDERVDEAWADAVARLDRMTRQLAEPAPSTVATHEPAPAQVPYRERSTRDEYLDAVLTGKRAIVDGEVFQVVLSQRFDVDCPADAVDVYRVLRASNPSPYMYLYRTEDAAGRELAVVGSSPEALVKVSGGRAITHPIAGTRPRGATAGEDNDLAEELLADTKERAEHLMLVDLARNDLGKVCAAGTVEVVDFMEVERYSHVMHLVSTVEGELSPGRSAYDVLRATFPAGTLSGAPKPRAMQLIDDLEPVRRGIYGGVVGYLDVAGDMDFAIAIRTALLREGVAHVQAGAGIVADSVPEKEDEECRNKAAAVLRAVSVASTMRPIGESLIEDDGEAV, via the coding sequence GTGACCAGCGCGCGTACCAGCACCGAGGACGTCCCCACGAACCTGGGTTTCGGCGGAACCTGGCCCGACCTGGACGGTTTCCGCCGCCTGGCCGCCGACCGCAGGGTGATCCCGGTCGTGCGCCGCTTCCTGGCCGACGGCGAGACCCCGATCGGCGTCTACCGCAAACTGGCCGGCGACCGCTCCGGCACCTTCCTGCTGGAATCGGCCGAGCACGGCGGGGTCTGGTCGCGCTACAGCATCGTCGGTGCCGCCAGCCGCGCCACCCTGACCTCCCGCGACGGCGTCGCGCACTGGATCGGTGACCCGCCCGCCGGCGTCCCCACCGGGGGTGACCCGCTGGCCGCGCTGCGCGACACGGTCGAGGCGCTGCGCGCGCCCCGGCTGCCCGGCCTGCCCCCGCTCACCGGCGGCATGGTCGGCTACGTCGGCTGGGAGGCGGTGCGCCGCTGGGAGAAGCTGCCGAACCCGCCGCACGACGAGCTCGAGGTGCCGGAACTGGCGATGAGCCTGGCCACCGACCTGGCCGTGCTCGACCACTCCGACGGCAGCCTGCTGCTCATCGCCAACGCGGTGAACTACGACGGCACCGACGAGCGGGTGGACGAGGCCTGGGCCGACGCCGTCGCCCGCCTCGACCGGATGACCCGCCAGCTCGCCGAGCCCGCGCCCAGCACGGTGGCCACTCACGAGCCGGCCCCGGCCCAGGTGCCCTACCGCGAGCGCAGCACCCGCGACGAGTACCTCGACGCGGTGCTCACCGGCAAGCGCGCCATCGTCGACGGCGAGGTGTTCCAGGTGGTGCTCTCGCAGCGATTCGACGTGGACTGCCCGGCCGACGCCGTGGACGTGTACCGGGTGCTGCGGGCGTCCAACCCCAGCCCCTACATGTACCTGTACCGGACGGAGGACGCGGCCGGCCGGGAGCTGGCCGTGGTCGGTTCCAGCCCGGAGGCCCTGGTCAAGGTCAGCGGCGGGCGCGCGATCACCCACCCGATCGCCGGCACCCGCCCGCGCGGTGCCACCGCCGGCGAGGACAACGACCTGGCCGAGGAACTGCTCGCCGACACCAAGGAGCGCGCCGAGCACCTGATGCTCGTCGACCTGGCCCGCAACGACCTGGGCAAGGTCTGCGCCGCGGGCACCGTGGAGGTGGTCGACTTCATGGAGGTCGAGCGCTACAGCCACGTCATGCACCTGGTCTCGACCGTCGAGGGTGAGCTGTCGCCGGGCCGCAGCGCCTACGACGTGCTGCGGGCCACCTTCCCCGCGGGCACGCTCTCCGGTGCGCCGAAACCCCGTGCCATGCAGCTGATCGACGACCTGGAGCCGGTGCGCCGCGGCATCTACGGCGGGGTCGTCGGGTACCTCGACGTGGCCGGCGACATGGACTTCGCGATCGCGATCCGCACCGCGCTCCTGCGCGAGGGCGTTGCGCACGTGCAGGCCGGCGCCGGGATCGTGGCCGACTCGGTGCCGGAGAAGGAGGACGAGGAGTGCCGGAACAAGGCCGCCGCCGTGCTCCGCGCCGTCTCCGTGGCCTCCACCATGCGCCCGATCGGCGAGAGCCTGATTGAGGACGACGGTGAGGCCGTATGA